The window GTCGATCAGGGTGGTGATCAAGGGGCTGCTGACCACCGCCGGATCGAGGCGTAACTTGGTCACAACGATGGGCAGGAGGCTCCCCAGGAGGTTGGAAATGAAGATGATGCACACCATGGACAGGCCGA is drawn from Calditrichota bacterium and contains these coding sequences:
- a CDS encoding magnesium transporter, which translates into the protein GLSMVCIIFISNLLGSLLPIVVTKLRLDPAVVSSPLITTLIDALGLLIYFTVAKLVIRF